The DNA window CACCCTCAATCTATACCAAAACTTTCTTCCACCAAaaaaaacaataccaaaacttTCACTTGAGAAACAATCCTTCAAAAGTGATCTACCTATATATACCTAATACAATCCATTAAAGCACAACACTGAGAAACCAAAAGAATTATGAATATTGATTATTAGATCAAAGTAAACACTGCTTACAttacataattataattaagaaaagaaaagctTGCAACACAAGCTCAAATCCCAAAATCACCAACTCAAAGAAAAGTAACTGCACACAAAAACAACCATTCGCAGAGCCTTTTTACCACACTGTATATACTAGCTAGGGCTAGAAGCAAAAAGCTTCTGTCAAGCATATTGAATAGATTAGCAAAACTAACTTCTGTAGTTTCAGCCGAGATCACAATTTGGTATGTGATCCAATCCCAACCTCTATGCAGCAAGAACTATAATTAAAATGAGTAGAACGATTCCAAAAATCACCAAGAGCAAGCAAGCCTGCATAAAAACATAAAAGGGATCTGAACATTCCATCGTTGAGGCATTACTAAATACAAATCGAAGTAGAAGAGCATATGGGTCACAGATTTACCAGAGATGAATTTGATCTTTGGGTCTTTGAAGCCTTTACAAGTTGTGACTTCGCCTGTGCGGTAGCCGCATGAGAACCGTCAATATTGGATCCGATATCATCTACAAAATGGATATGCTTTACGTAAGGAAACGCAAGCTTGATAAAAGAAATACGTATGGATACAACCTTAGATCAACTCCAACCACAATATCTCACACAACACTCAAACAAGGAAAACACAGAGAGGTATAAACATGTATTCAATAGAATAAGGAAAGTAAAATGGATAATTCACGAGTAAAAAAGCCTGGTTTCTTCCCTGAGCAACAATGCTCTCACAACAAAACTAAATTTCTGTTTCTCTTTCTCCATACCCTCCTCTCCTATTTATATTTTACCAACCGAATGTTACAAAATCTTTAACAGACTCCATTCTCACTACTGTAAACTAACTAATTCCCCAATTGACAATCACAATTAGGCCTTACAATTCAACTAACCAGCTAACAATACAATCCTAACATAATATTAGTGATCAAGGAAGTTGGAAAGATTATTTACCGATCATTGCTCCTTGCTCGTGAACTAGCACAGCAAGATCTTTAAAGATTTCATTAACTTCCCCAATTTGTTGCTGGATTTCTTGTATTCCTTGTTCCCTTTCATCAATTATAGCCTCATTGAAGGCAATTTCATTGTCCAACAGCAAAACTTCTTGCCTACAGCACAAGCCATTTACAACAAACAATATGCAATCTCGTGTTAATAGGAGTTTACAAACTACAGAAAACACACACGCGCGAGCACAGACATATTTCTAactaaataaaatgattatgaTTTGTCAAATCAACAATAGGAGGGTAGTAACGCTCAACCCTCCAATGTTAACAAAAATAGTTGTAAGGCAACATAATAAGAATGATTGCGGTAAACCAAGGAATCAGTAAGAAGTAACTTCCACACTTATCAGGACATGGTGAAGCATATCAAAATCTGGACTGACCATGTGGCATAGCAACAACACAGTTCTCAGGGATTCTCTTTTGGTTTATGCGTTAAAAATCATTATCAAATTTATCATCAATTGTACACTAAACATTTATAAGTCATCATGGCTGAAAATTTACAGTTACCATCCAGGTATACTGAGGTTGGAGTTTGGACCTAACTTTGTGAGTTTATAGCTGAAGTGTAAACCAATTTTATGGCATGCAGTTGAGACAAGACTTTAAGTATCTCTTCATTCTTCTCCCAAACAATTTCAATCTATGATGAACTGAATAAGTAACATTTAAACACAAATAGAACTAACCTCCTCGATTCCACAAGGACAGCACGCTGTTCTGAACTCTTATCTGAACTTAAATCTAGCTCACCAGCGGTGTAACTGTATAgcataaaaatattaacaaaaaagTTTAACACTTGTAAATAAAAAACAGAATAAAAAATAGCACAATGCAATATAACTcctaaattgtaaaaaaaaaaaagaacagaaTAAAATATAGCACAATGCAATAGGTACGAGATGCAAGCCTGCAAGAAAAACCTCCAACAATATTTGAGAACAATAATCAGcctctttgtagagattgattTCCTTCCTAAATTCACTTTTCACAGAAACAATAAATAAGAGCTGTATTTGTTCGGAGACTTTCACAAATACCTAGAAGGAAGAACTGCTTGGGGAACAAATGGTGAATATGCTGTTTCCCTCTCAGCAGCAATTCGCTGAGCCTTCTGGAATTCTCTTAGGACGGATTGAAAATCTTTTGCAAGTTTAACATCTGCAATTTTCTTGCTAGCCTGCAATACGATCGATGACATCaaattagtataaattgaaaCTAAGAAATAGCCAGATCatgaaataaaaagaaaagtccaAAAGTACAGTGGAAaagaaaatctgaaaagtgaaaCATGAAGCCTAAGAAGAAAGTTCAAAGTAACAAAAAGGAAGAGTTGAGGAAGTTCAATCAATTCAATATCCTGGGAAGAAGACATAGGGAGTTCATTGAAAAGGGGAGACCAGGTTGAAGACCCACTCAGTAGTTAACTAAACAATTttacataataattaatgattTAGAAGAAGGTTCATCCTACATAAACAGCCAAATTTCCAACTAATACCTCAAAAACTCATAATGAATCATCTGCTATCTTAGACCAGGTAACTTCCAATGATAAAATGGCTACAACAATATTAAAGCTACCATTGAACATGGATCTGAATGAGGCAAAAAAAAAGTATCTTCACTAGACAAAAGTAGAAACCAATATGGACTGATGAGGTGGAAACAATGAAGTGTTCATGAATCAtaaccaatatatatatatatatatactaggtattAGTAACATGCAAAGCATACAACTTAGAGTTGTATTAGAGTTGTTATtacctaattattaatttaaataataataataataaaattaaatctaaaacaactcaataatattttttaaatataaaaaatttaatataattataaatttatttataaaaaaatatatctaactaattttattatacaataaaataagtaaataagtttagatattttaaataatataactaataattttttttataaagtatgattaattaattaaattaacctctaattcaaatttaaattaagatttatatataaaaataattaaatatttaattttgttgatacttttaaattaaatttaaatatttaaaattaatttttttcaaaaaaaaaaagatgattaattgattatttaACGGTGTTAGTTTTAACCGTTTAACTTTAACGGAAAAAAAAACGTTAAACCAATAATTTCTGTTAGATACCTACATTTAATATAAGaagatatatatgtgtatatatatatctactaAAGTATGTAGTAAAGTAATGGTGTTTGTAAGGGGTACTCAAAACAATTACATTGACACCAGTATGATGATCTCTTTCACTGGCCACTTTAAGTTTCTCTGAAGTATCCTTCACCAATTGCCCAATATGTTGCCTTGTCTTGTGCCTGCAAGACAGCAAAAGTCAAGTTTAGGATAAATATCATAAGAAGCTAAATTCATCAAAGAAACAAATGATAAGTATCCAAATAAAATTGCACAGAACAAACTCAGCAAATCAATTCCAAGATTTCATCCTAAGAAGATTAAAATGACCTTTGTGCACATGATAATGTTGATGTTTAACCGTAAAATCAGTAGACAATTGGTGATAAATATTATGCACTCAATTGCCCTGTTTAAAGTTCAGGCACTTTAACAACTGTTAATCTTGGCTCAGATGGAAAATCCATGGTAAAATCCAAAACAAAATGGGTCTTCTATAATCATTTGGTGCATTGAATAACCATGTCCTTCAACAGACCACAACCTTTCTTCctttaatgtatatattttttttttcctttaatgtatatattagaTAGAAATAGAATGACAAATGATAAAACATCTCCTTAAACTAAAACCAAAGATTTGAATCGCTAACTAAATCAGTGAAAGAAAAAACTTCAAATTTTCCTCTAAATCCATATAGCCAACCAAAATTTAACTTTCCCTATTATAGACAGATTCCCTCCACACCTTGAAAGATTCCCAATTTCTTTCAAGCCACAGAGCCCAGCAAGCTAAAACTACAACAACCCACGGCTTCTTTCTTCCATCAGCCAACAATTCAATAGGCCTTGCACCATGATATCATGGAAACTATAGAGCCAAACCCATAGAACTCACATCCCATCAAACATCAGGACCAAAGCTTTGCAGAAACAGAGTTTGTTGAAAGAGATGTCTCTTGACTCATTATTCTATTTGCAAAGAACCCACCAATATGGTGAAATAGCTAAGAAGGGTTTCTGTCTTCGAAGTAGACATTAGTATTTAGTTTTCCCAGAAAAAGTGACCAGCTATATACAACTTCGATGGGCATTTGACTTCCATATGAAATAGTATGTTGAGTAAACTAACAAACCATCTAACAaaacaaattttttgaaatatagaCTCAAATAATTCAGATTCTTCTAACTTCAAAATGCTTCTATCAATCCATTTATGCAGTACAAAAGGAAGCTGACTCAATCACCAAAATTAGTTAGTTCTGAAACCTGAAGTGTCCCTATCATTTAAATTCCTAAGAAATTTATAACCCCAAGGAAAATATCCCTTCTGATACGACCCTCTTGATGCCTCAAGGAAAATTTTGAGCTTCTAAACTATAAAATATAAGAAACTTATCAACTAGGCATGCATCTCTCACTTAAACATTCACCGCTTTTTGGAGTTAAATGAAACGAATTTGCGGAAATCGTCTtaacaagaagaaaaaaacttCCAAGGGAATTTCTGTGTTTCATTATATCCCATTTGTTTGGTTGAAAGTTGTACTTTTAATTACCTTGTATCATAAAGAACTCTTTTCCGACAGGAATCTCCAAAGCCATTGTATGTATGAACTATATGCAAATTATTATATTGCCAATGTCTAATGCCACTCTTTAGATCTGGCACACTATATCCTCATTTAGGGATCCAAAAGATTGGAAGTGCTCAATGTTGGAATTGCGTTTTTAGCTGGTTAGTGCATTTTGGGTATTGTCAATtaggaaattaattaattgtagaGTATTCTAATATTTGTCCGATATGACTAACCTCTACACTtgaaataatctttttttttttttgaaaaagagaaagaggctACTTGTCTTAGACTGAGTTATAAATATGAAAACCCTCACTTATGGCGGAAGAAAACCGTagttacaaataaaataatttttcgttTACTACAAAGCTGAAGTAAACCCTCTCCCCGTTTAcacttgaaataattaattagaaaaagaaaaggttatTCTAATCAACAAGGGGTATCAAATTGTTTTGTATTTTGGAAGAGGCTAGCTTTGTGCTTTCACTGAAATAAGAGTTCATTAGAGTTATTCCAGAAATTGTCTTTGGCAGAGAAGAAATTCCAGTCAACCAACCACAACCTTTCTTCATATAAGTGTCAGAAGTGATGCAAGCTATGCAGCTATATATGTAAGTGCTTGGGACTTATAGAGAGAAGTCAACTCATGAATAAAGCGCTTTATCATATTTAATACTCCTATCAATTATTCACAAGGAATAACAAGGATAAGAGTTTATAAGTTTCATGTATATAGTAAGTATAATATTTGTCAATTTAAAAAATTGGCTCTACCAAGCCTGGTGCGCAGATGCAGGTTCCTCATTTCATTCTCCTCTGGAacctgtgtgtgtgtgttttgtcCTGTGTTATTCGTTCTTTTCGTTTAGTTGAATGCAAATCCTATTTATTCAAGGGGAAAAAACGAGAAGAAGATCGTTGCGACAAAGTTGTAAAGTTGAAACCAGAATCCAACATCCTATCATGTTTAAGGCAATGCAATCTAACAGCAGCTACAATGTTTAGTCTGTTCTCACATTCCGTCTAAAGTTTGTGCCTTCCAACAGTTACAAACCAATGTGGATGTAAAAACAAATCCAGAGAAATTAAACTTTGCTAACATAGACTGGTTCCACATAAAAATATTACGAGAACAGCAGCACTTGTTTCCTATTAGCAATAATGGGTTCATGCATgcacaatttttaaatatttctcacTAGAAAGAGCTATAAAGTTTCAGCAACTGTGCTCTACTCATTCCGCATAGTTTTAAAGAATTACCATGACCAACGATCACTAGTCTAATATCTACTAAAACACTCAACTCCACTCatttataatcaaattttacCGCTAAGAATTACACTTATTGAACCCCGCGCATTTTTAATTATCCCCAGCAATAGCAAACCTAGGGGACATAAATGATCGAATTTAAGCTCATCGGAATTACTCCAAAACAGACCAAATTCTTTATCGGTAATACATAATAGCATTTAAGTAATCATCAACACAGAATTATTAAACgaataataatgataaaagaaaacaatcaaacaaacaAAATTAGTAACAAGCAAGTTCAACACAGTGAGAGAGACTCACAGCTTTTCGCGGAGCTCTGGCGTATCTTTGGGTGTACCGAGGGTGTTGACGAGCCTCTGAAAGGTCGAAACCGCCGTGTTGATCTGGAATATGCCAGAGGCCACGGCTTGAGTCGGGTCCTGCTTGCCATTGATCGTATCTCTCCTCGAAGAACCCGAACCTCGCCCGGCTTCGAGATCCTGAaagctcatttttttttaatttccttaTCTCGGTTCCCGCTTCCCTAACCACACGGCccaaaaacaattaattttccCGAGAAAATTCGGAGCTGATTCCGAGAAAATTCCCTGGGGAGAGAGGAAAGGAAACAGAACGCGGGTGTGTTTGAGTACAAAGAATGGTATAAACCTAAACCGTAATGGGGGAACTAGGGCTCGGAGGAAGAATTAGAGGGAGGAACAATGATCGAGGCGATGATCAAGGAGGAAGAGGAGGAGAGAGAATCAGAATCACAGAAAGTAGAGAGAgaaaatcacatatattttagagagagaaagagaaggaaaGATGGAAGGAATTCGCCgatgatgttgttgttgttgtttttattttaattattgctttcaatttttaaaataaattgtttggTGGGGCCACCGTCTACAGACGGTCCGTCTTTTTTCTTAAAAAGGTTAAGCTCACTTCCCGGCACGTTGATGTGGACCAATTCAGGAACACGTGGCTAAATAATACTAGTTCGTAGAGCGATGTGTCTATTTATGTGGACTCTGGACATTTGTGATGCGCTGTTCCTTACCTCACACAATCATTTTGTCTTCTACTTTAACATATAATACCATTTAAATGCAGTCCAAAATAtgatttattatctattttatcttattttagaatcatatattaaaatatattgattatatttattttgttaataattttttttcaataatctTTATAATTATTGGATGATTTTTATGCCTTTTACAAGCATTTTTGTACATTTTATGGCTTTCGTTATAGCTTGTCCTaaattatttagggtagtttAGAGCATCTCCAGAGATGCTATGAAGGATATTTGATGATATagatacatttttggcatttttTAATGGAATTATTACATA is part of the Cannabis sativa cultivar Pink pepper isolate KNU-18-1 chromosome 5, ASM2916894v1, whole genome shotgun sequence genome and encodes:
- the LOC115716424 gene encoding syntaxin-22, whose protein sequence is MSFQDLEAGRGSGSSRRDTINGKQDPTQAVASGIFQINTAVSTFQRLVNTLGTPKDTPELREKLHKTRQHIGQLVKDTSEKLKVASERDHHTGVNASKKIADVKLAKDFQSVLREFQKAQRIAAERETAYSPFVPQAVLPSSYTAGELDLSSDKSSEQRAVLVESRRQEVLLLDNEIAFNEAIIDEREQGIQEIQQQIGEVNEIFKDLAVLVHEQGAMIDDIGSNIDGSHAATAQAKSQLVKASKTQRSNSSLACLLLVIFGIVLLILIIVLAA